The genomic interval TGGGTTTATAGCTGAACTGGGCGTGAACAAGATATTGGTTCATCGAAAGCCGAGAATAGCCTTGGTTGTAACCGGGGAGGAGGTGGTCGGCCCGGATGAAGAATTGAGACCGGGGAAGATTAGAGATACAAACTCATTAACCCTTAAATCCGCTCTTTCTCAGGAACTCGTCGAATTCAAGTTTATGGGACGGGCAAGAGACGAGGTCTCCGATATTAAAAGGAAAATAGAAAACGGACTTGAGTGGTGCGATGTTCTTCTTGTGACCGGTGGGGTTTCGGTAGGCGATTACGATTACGTAAAAGAGGTTTTAGAAGAGCTTTCAGTTGAAGGCCTATTTTGGAGAGTCGCCCAAAGACCGGGAGGACCGCTATTCTTCGGGAAAAAAGACAGCACGCTGATTTTTGGCCTCCCTGGGAATCCAGCCTCTTCCCTTGTTTGCTTCTATGAGTATGTAAGGCCAGCGCTTCGTAAGATGATCGGTAAAAAAGATTTATTTCTTTTAGAGGTTGAAGCCGTGCTCTTGGAAGAAATAAGAAAAAGACCGGATAAGACACACTTCTTAAGAGGATACTTGGAAAAAAGAGATGACACTTTTTATGTAAAATCCACCGGAAGCCAGGGCTCTCACATGCTTAAATCATTCGCTCTCTCCAATTGTCTTATCGTGGTTCCTAAGGAGGTAGACCATCTTCCACCGCAAAGCAGGGTAAAGGTGCATCTTCTCCCGGAAGCTATTCTATAGACTCATTTTCATTAGCCTTCCTTAAAGAATTGGGGTCAGTTCTTGACTTTACATCAAATTGATATTTACTTTTCCTATGGCAAGACCTCTGAGACTAGAATTCCCCGGTGCTCTATACCACATAACCTCCCGCGGCAATGCAAGACAAGATATATTCCTCGATGATCAGGACAGAACTCTATTCCTGAGCATGTTTGCAAGAGAAGCGGAGCAGCAAAAATGGAGATGTTATGCATACTGCCTTATGAGCAATCACTATCACCTTATGCTAGAGACTCCAGAGAGCAATCTCGTCACAGGAATGAGACGTTTAAATGGGGTCTATACCCAGAAGTTCAACCGAAGGCATGGA from Thermodesulfobacteriota bacterium carries:
- the glp gene encoding gephyrin-like molybdotransferase Glp is translated as MLNFSTALRYNIAKEKMIAVEEARRLILENTGLLEPVEISLTEAKGYVLAQDIISTVNLPNFTNSAMDGYAVKSENTKGTNETNPIRLQVIGIVRAGDFPNFIVGEGEAAKIMTGAPIPQGADSVVMVEYTEEKDGYVKIKSPVGPGENIRYEGEEIKKGEIGLEKGVQLNSASIGFIAELGVNKILVHRKPRIALVVTGEEVVGPDEELRPGKIRDTNSLTLKSALSQELVEFKFMGRARDEVSDIKRKIENGLEWCDVLLVTGGVSVGDYDYVKEVLEELSVEGLFWRVAQRPGGPLFFGKKDSTLIFGLPGNPASSLVCFYEYVRPALRKMIGKKDLFLLEVEAVLLEEIRKRPDKTHFLRGYLEKRDDTFYVKSTGSQGSHMLKSFALSNCLIVVPKEVDHLPPQSRVKVHLLPEAIL